In Gracilibacillus salitolerans, the sequence AACTGCTGGTAAATGTTCGTCCGCCCAATTTAATGCAATGGCACTACCCGAAAGATTGACAAGAACGATTGGCTTTCCAGTTTCGTGAAGCTTTTTCATAAGGTCTCTCTGAAGGCCTGGTAATTCAAGGGTTGGCTTATCCCCACTTCCAAATGTGTTCGATTCGTGCATTTCTTCGCCTTCAATTGTTGCGTCAAGCCCTAAACATAGGACAACTACATCAGATCTTTCTGCAATAGAGATAGCTTCTGAAATTCTATCTTCTGGATGATCAAGCGCACTTTGTTTCTTATTGTACAGTTCGCAACCCTCTGCGTAATAAATTCTTGAGTCGGGAAGAGCGGAGCGGATACCATCCAGAACAGTAATATATTGAGAAGCTGTCCCTTCATAGTTACCAATTAGTGCTTCTCTACTATTGGCATTTGGTCCAATGACTGCAATAGATTTTGTTTTTTCTTTGTTGAGTGGTAGAAAGTTATCTTTGTTTTTCAGTAAAACTAAACTTTTCTTAGCTGTCTCTAAAGCTAACTCATTATGCTCTTTACTGTCATTTACTTCAAATAGGATATTCGCATAAGGTACATTACTTTCCTCATCAAACATCCCTAGCTTCATGCGAGTCATCATTAATCGTTTTACAGACGTATCAATGGTTTCCTCCGATATAAGGCCTTCCTCTACGCCTCTTACTAAGTATTTGTACATAGAACCACAATTCAAATCACAGCCGTTATTGATGGCTAGGGCTGCAGACTCTTGTTTAGTGCTGGTTACACGATGTCCTTCATGGAAATCGACAACTGCCCAACAATCAGATACAACATGTCCTTGAAATTCCCATTCCTGTCGCAAAATTTGTTCTAATAATGTTTCACTACCACAACAAGGCTCGCCATTAACGGCATTATAGGCACCCATGATGGCTTCTACATTCCCATCTTTAACAGCATCACGGAATGCAGGTAAATAGGTTTCATATAAGTCTTTTTTATTAACTTGCGCATTGAATTCATGTCTTAGCTCTTCCGGTCCACTATGAACAGCGAAGTGTTTAGCGCAAGCTGCTGCTTTTAAATATTTTGGATCATTACCTTGAATTCCGTTAATATAGGCAACTCCCAACTTACCGCTTAGATAAGGATCTTCTCCATATGTTTCATGCCCTCTCCCCCAACGAGGGTCGCGAAAAATATTAATGTTAGGTGCCCAGAAAGTAAGCCCTTTATAAATACCGCGGTCATTTTTTCGGGCAAACTCATGGTGTTTCGCTCGTCCTTCTGTTGCGATGACATCCCCAACTTCCTCTAGCAATTCAGTATCAAAAGTTGCAGCAAGACCAATCGCCTGTGGGAACATAGTTGATACACCAGCTCTTGCCACACCGTGTAAACTTTCGTTCCACCAATTATAGGACGGGATCCCGAGACGCGGAATAGCACAAGATTTGTGTATGAGTTGTGCTGCTTTTTCTTTTAAAGACATTTGAGCAACTAGATCGTTAACACGTTCTTCAAAACTTAATGATGTATCTTTATATTTCGGTACATTTACCATTATTTTCCCTCCATGAAATGATATGTTATTGAATATTCTTTTCGAATGTTTGATACTGTTTCCAGGGTTTAAACCCTAATTTTTGATAAAAATGAATATGTGTAGTCCCGTTGGTGGCATTCGTTGGTACTCCTGGGAAATAGTGATTGAAATCTTGTCCTGCGATAATTTTTTTGGCGTTGGACTGCTTAAATACTTGTTCAGCAGTCTCTAGCAAATACTTTGCGGTTTTTTTATTTTGCTGTTCTGGATCAACGACAATGGATTGAATAAAGCCATTTTGATCAGAGATATCTAATGTAGGTGATTGCACTCCTTTTTAAAAATGATGAATCCGGTTATTTCCCCAGATCTGTTGATCATCATTTGAGATGCTTCGGAATAAAGGTGTGGATCATTGAATGTGTTCTGCATAAAAAGTTGATCATATATAGGAAAGTTTTTTCCCATTGCTTTATTCCAGAGTGCAATCATTTCTGCCTTCTTGGAAACATCAATTGGAGAAAATAACATTTTTATCGCTCCATTTCATTCAATTAAATATGCACATAAAAACCACAAAAAAACAACAATTCACTTTGAGTGGTGTTGTGCCTTATGAAACCAAATGATATCAGTAATATCATTAATTGTCTAGCTATTTATTATAGGGATAGCTAATGAAAATCTGCAAAAAACATTGACGTTTCTGCTGAATTAAGCCATAATAATTACATAATCATTCGTAATTATATCAAAAATCCACACAAAACAACATAAAGGAGGCGTTGCTATGAAAACGTTAGCTATCGTTCATACCACACCTGTAACGATTGAACCTTTGAAAGCTTTAGCAAGGGAATTACTGCCCGATCATCAGGTGATAAATTTTGTTGATGATTCTATTCTTCCTAAATTAATAGAAGATCCAAGTCATATGTCATTTGTTAGGAAGAAAATTATTCAATATATGAAATTTGCTGAGAAGACAGGAGCAGATATCATTCTAAATGCATGTTCTTCGGTGGGAGAAGTCGTAAAAGATGCTAAAAAAGAAGTTAATATACCTGTAATTCGAATTGACGAAGCGATGGCGGAAAAAGCAATTTCAGAGGGAAATAAAATAGGCGTAGTGGCCACATTAGCGACGACACTAAATCCAACA encodes:
- a CDS encoding aspartate/glutamate racemase family protein, giving the protein MKTLAIVHTTPVTIEPLKALARELLPDHQVINFVDDSILPKLIEDPSHMSFVRKKIIQYMKFAEKTGADIILNACSSVGEVVKDAKKEVNIPVIRIDEAMAEKAISEGNKIGVVATLATTLNPTMALLESKAAESGKEIQLESNVASEAYQKLMNGEKEKHDHILKDLLEKMANEVDIIVLAQASMARVVAQLPKSSQSKFLSSPKLGMLRVREIAERA
- a CDS encoding glycoside hydrolase family 3 C-terminal domain-containing protein, with the protein product MVNVPKYKDTSLSFEERVNDLVAQMSLKEKAAQLIHKSCAIPRLGIPSYNWWNESLHGVARAGVSTMFPQAIGLAATFDTELLEEVGDVIATEGRAKHHEFARKNDRGIYKGLTFWAPNINIFRDPRWGRGHETYGEDPYLSGKLGVAYINGIQGNDPKYLKAAACAKHFAVHSGPEELRHEFNAQVNKKDLYETYLPAFRDAVKDGNVEAIMGAYNAVNGEPCCGSETLLEQILRQEWEFQGHVVSDCWAVVDFHEGHRVTSTKQESAALAINNGCDLNCGSMYKYLVRGVEEGLISEETIDTSVKRLMMTRMKLGMFDEESNVPYANILFEVNDSKEHNELALETAKKSLVLLKNKDNFLPLNKEKTKSIAVIGPNANSREALIGNYEGTASQYITVLDGIRSALPDSRIYYAEGCELYNKKQSALDHPEDRISEAISIAERSDVVVLCLGLDATIEGEEMHESNTFGSGDKPTLELPGLQRDLMKKLHETGKPIVLVNLSGSAIALNWADEHLPAVVQAWYPGAQGGKAIASLIFGEYSPSARLPVTFYKSSEELPDFHDYSMKNRTYRYMENEALYSFGYGLSYTSFIYKPVNQLDHSFSTSENINIQLSIQNTGEMEAEEAIQIYVRNIEASVRVPNLELKGFKKIKLKPKEEKVIEFTVTPRDLSLITEEGIRVIEPGHYQIFIGGSQPDKRSVHLTDSNILTYEVNITGERNVLSY
- a CDS encoding GNAT family N-acetyltransferase codes for the protein MQSPTLDISDQNGFIQSIVVDPEQQNKKTAKYLLETAEQVFKQSNAKKIIAGQDFNHYFPGVPTNATNGTTHIHFYQKLGFKPWKQYQTFEKNIQ